AAATGAATTCCAATCAAACAAATGTGTTTAATTTGGTTTAATTAGTGCAATTCCAATAACGCCGCTAGATATAATTGGAACTattattttaaagtgacaaaaacAATGCAGTCAAAAAACAAGTTCAtatgaattataataaatatttacgaaaatttgtataactgaaaataaaattcaactaCACCAGATCACTATGTAGATTGTAAACGATATAGAGTATAAAAGATGGCAACTATATAGAGGCAATAAGCGTCGATTTCTTCGATCATATTTTTCGTTCCCATAGTAAAAGATATATGCTTTTGTGTTCAATTagtggaaatatttttatttattataggatgttctataaatatcaataaaacaAGTTTCAGGATTAGTTATTATGACGTAATAGTACAAATATGTAATCTTGATTAATAGCTAACCTACTGTTACTAGTTATTATTATTGTGTTTTATAGAACTTATAACGTAAGGCAGTTTAGAGATGATGAAAATTAGGTTCTCAAAGAAAAATTTTCCAAGTAATGCAAACAAAGGAAAGGTCAGATGTTACAACATACATGACTCATTAAATGTGTCAACATTGATATTTTCTGTCGCATCTCATGCAACTCAATTATATAAACATTCCAAATAAAATACCTGTAGTAGAGAATATCAATATATTTTGCTAATAATATGGGTAAGCAATAtgaaatagaattattataaatgACTTTGTTGCATTATTTAATAAGAGGGTGAATTATGTTCGCAAATTATAACTGAATCTTTATTCAAAGTGATGGCAGGGAACGAAAGCACACCTGGATCTTTGGCAGAAGATTCATTATCCACAAGATTACAATGGCTTCGTCAACGTAGGGAAGCATTGCAAGAGAAGTTAGctcaaaaaaataatgaacTTAAAAATCTATGTGTAGAGGAAGCAGAATTAACTGGTGTTTTGCCACCAGAAATTCCATTAGAACCAGGAGAGAGTCCACCAGCATTCCGTAAAAGAGTTGGAACAGCATTTACATATccacaaaatttaattaataaattgaaaacaaatgaagttgtatgtttttaagaaattttaagAGATTAGTTCACTAAGTTCAAGATTTCAAAGTAGAACTCAAGTGATTTATTGTGTTTTCTTTGCAGGAGGAATCTGCTTTAGAATTAGAACGACAAGTTCAAATTGGTATAGTAGAAGCTGCTTTAGGAATTGTAAATGATCCTACAGAAAGCAAAGCAGTACGCCGTAAACATAGACTTGTTTACCAACAAAGCCAACGCAGGCTACAAGAATTAGAGGCACGTTTAAATTTCCTAAGACAAAGTCGTAATAAAACTCATCATTCAACTCCAACACAATTCCAACATCCTAGTATTTGTAATGCCCAGCCACATTTACATGCAAACGTAAAGCATAGAACAAAAAAACCTCGACCACCATTAGATGGCACAGGTACAGTAACTTTTTATTCTGATATGAAAACGATTAAACTTACTTAACTTAGTTTTAAATATACTTTTTCATAGTAAATGATGTAAATTCGAAAACTACAAGAGGATTGCTTCAAGAAGGTGGTATAAGCTTAAGTCCGTTAGGATCAGAAGAGAAGTGTAGCACTTATCCTAATCATGGATATGATGATCAGTCAATTCCTAGCACTTGTAATCACAATCACATTGGTACTTATTGCCCTACAATTTCTGATCAGCGACAAGGTATTAAAATAATAGAACATGATCATAACGATAATCaaaatgtttatatattatCCGATCAATGTCGCACGCGAACGTATTCTCACGGTAGTGGTAGTTCGCGTAATCAAAATCACTATCAAGATAGTGAACGAATGTACCGACCACTGCCAAATGCATATGCCGAAGACGAACGACAAATAAGATACCGCCAATTTCAACCAGAACAAATGCATAATCATCAACAATATTCTGACTATAAGCATTTAGATAATGACGCCCAGAGAAGATCTGGACAGGAATATTACGAAAGAGACTTTCGTACATTACATTATACCCATATACCCGAGTTTCCAATATATCATAAAAATTCACAACCACAACCCGTACTAAGACGAGACCGCGACAGCagtacaaataaaaatttgcgATATACAGATTCACCAAGCGAGTCACAATTACCATCAGGCTATTGGATGCGATATGAAGACGAAATTGTTTGGTGCACAGATGATCAACTTGCTTCGGATAGATTTGGTAGTTTAGATCGAAGGAAACGCAATGCCGTCCAACATACGAGTAGTATTGGAACCGACATACAACCACGATATCGCACAGTATCCGTAGGTTGCAATAAGAGTCCTTCTTACGTTGCGTCTCATCAAAATACTTCTGTTCATTTACTTCCATTATCTGAACAACCGTCaactaacaataaaatgttACTACGTACGCAATCTTTAGGAAGCGTCGAAAAATGGCATTCGAATCATTTACATGAACTGCACGATGGTAAGGATACAACGGATAATATTAgtagaaaaggaagagaaaaagaatggTATGAAACCTCTTTGGATTCAGGTACAAGTCCAGGACCAGATGTTAATTTAATATCTTCCCATAAAAATATCCACTATCAGTCTACTCTTCCTGTGTGCTCTAAATCATCCACTAATAGTAATGGCGAAGATGGGAAAAGTAATTACATTCCTTCTGTAAATCATCGTAAAAGTGATATACTAACGATTGAAACTGATCAACATTTACAACCATTATCATCTCGTTACGAGCCGATACGAAAAAAGATACTTGAAATTCCAGCCGAATCGAAATCACCTCAAGAAACAAATGAAGAAACAATTATGTTAGGATCTTCTCAGAATTGTACAATTGTACAAGCTGGAAAATATCAACCATACAGAGAAGTTACAAAACCTTTTGAAATGTctgatttttacaaatattccaCCAAGTTTCGTAAAAGGAACGAAATAAATGGACAGAATATTTCAAGTGAAATACAAAATGATTCTCGAGGATCGCACTATGTCGGAACAACCGATCTTGGAGAATCTGAATCTTCGAATACGATTCACAATGGATCAATTGCTGGTTCAGTTCAAAAAAGAATTTATCAGCCTGTTCAAAGAATGACGTGTCAACCTTATCTCACATCATTAAGATAACTTTTGACTATAGATAAAGTAGGAATAATCTAACAGAATGATGTGGAAAAGACAAGATAGGCTGGACCTGTCTAAACAAATATTCAAAACTCATTTTCAATTTGTAATAGATTTAGGAATGGCATACTGATTGCAGTAATTTTTGCCTTAATATCGCATTACAATTTGATAAATCTTATAACCTTCTGCACTACAATGCTGCCAATCGACTGACtgcattaaaattaatatggaGACCTGGAAAGTGCCttattttaacaaaaaattgttgaaattgTACGAAATTTTACGATTAcattatttgtaatattaacaTACATAAGATCTTCTGAGATTTTTGaacatcatatatatatatctaagtACAATTGATAACCATCGCGTTTAAAAGTAaccgatatttttcatttaagaaAATGGCAGAACATGCCAAAAGTGATCATATTTTGTTGAACCGACTGCTTAGATTTCTATtgtaagatataaataaatttttttcataattaatttttttaaatatttactatataatatatagtatataatagcaaAAGTTACATTTGATGTAATGTAAAAAGCTAAAAATACTTTTAAGAcagaataaaaaagtataagacTATCACAATGATACATTGGAGATTAAAGCATATAAACTAAGTAATATTAATAAGGAatgattttcatttatttcattataacatatatacataagaatatttcttttaataagtaTTTGTACAACAATAGGAAAACATAGAAAATGTTAGATTTCATTACTTTGAGCTTATTCAATTTTAACACTTAGCCAAGCGAATAGGGAGATCTCATCCCTCTGTAAAGTACATCGCTGCGTGACCGAACGGGATCTCCCTTTTTGACTTTtgttttctttctcgttttctttctttttgttattatcagttattgtttacctgtaattgttcccaattaattgcgccactttttctgcttttataaagtacagtatataataaaatataccaatttagtggtgttaaaattaataaaaaagttacactgtcagttatgactaaataaagttataattgAACGATACcacactgtaaaaaaatattaaaatgcattatgaatttttaatttcacgttcaagttatgttatttatctttaatcatctttaatatttttaattttacttatattttttatgcttttaatatatacgtttaatttgatgttttgcATATACAATATATGAAATCGTTAAAATATAGcgcaaaatataattgaccacttaaataatttttagatttctttattttttaagtaGTGAATATTAATCCTTGATACTTGGAAAAATGCGCGGTAAGAAACGTTGTGACGCgcgcggttggctaagtgttaaaaACTAAGATTCAAATGATGTAAATACTTCGAagcttttatatttattgaaacaaaACATGTAAACGTAATGAAACTATATTTAGTTCCATAATATATTTCTAGTATGTATACATTCTACTTAATTATATTATCTTCAGTTTCATATTGAACAACTGGAGTGTATGCATAGTATGTActcaaattaatatttaagttatataaatgttacaaactcacagaaataaataattcgCACACTTCATTTAGTTTCCACTACTCACTAAATATATTGTCTAAAATAAAGgtatatttgttaaaaataaataaatgattgaTTGTCTTAACTTTATCTTTAATGCTGTTTAATGTTTCCTCTATTACAAAAAGCAAatgttacatttttttataataaaattatattttgtttacaaaacgGTAATATTCTTTCTAtgaaaaatatctgtaaataaaaaatatccctaaatttgagaattttagtttttattgtATATAGATTTATCATAAAAACTAACATTTCAAATTAAGTTTACAATTTATGTATAAATCTCTAAGGCTGCAATTTATGCTACTTGTATGCTTGAATGAACTATCagatgttaaatattataaaaaaagcaTTCTCGcgtaatatttttttacgtAATTATTGCAAGAACTTTAGAGGTATTTATTATcctattcataattaatatatttaataacttGGAAACTGCGGCAcgtattaattttttaactactacattcaatttttttatgtaagaagtaataaaaattattgtagaGCTGTTTTGTTGTACTTTAGCAATATGAATAACATTAAACAACGTGATGATCTTCAGAACAAGAGACTAATAACGTCTTGTTTTACAATAAGAAACTCGTTTATcataaaattgtattaatttggaaaaagatcaaaatttataaaaggcaATACATCAATGAATTAGATACAATGAAAACTTGTATTGTATCTTCCAATGTGTTTACATTCAATAACTTAAAAAAAggatataatattatttcccTATATGATGTATATTTTTTCGTAGAAC
The Bombus vancouverensis nearcticus chromosome 6, iyBomVanc1_principal, whole genome shotgun sequence DNA segment above includes these coding regions:
- the sstn gene encoding stepping stone, whose product is MVMAGNESTPGSLAEDSLSTRLQWLRQRREALQEKLAQKNNELKNLCVEEAELTGVLPPEIPLEPGESPPAFRKRVGTAFTYPQNLINKLKTNEVEESALELERQVQIGIVEAALGIVNDPTESKAVRRKHRLVYQQSQRRLQELEARLNFLRQSRNKTHHSTPTQFQHPSICNAQPHLHANVKHRTKKPRPPLDGTVNDVNSKTTRGLLQEGGISLSPLGSEEKCSTYPNHGYDDQSIPSTCNHNHIGTYCPTISDQRQGIKIIEHDHNDNQNVYILSDQCRTRTYSHGSGSSRNQNHYQDSERMYRPLPNAYAEDERQIRYRQFQPEQMHNHQQYSDYKHLDNDAQRRSGQEYYERDFRTLHYTHIPEFPIYHKNSQPQPVLRRDRDSSTNKNLRYTDSPSESQLPSGYWMRYEDEIVWCTDDQLASDRFGSLDRRKRNAVQHTSSIGTDIQPRYRTVSVGCNKSPSYVASHQNTSVHLLPLSEQPSTNNKMLLRTQSLGSVEKWHSNHLHELHDGKDTTDNISRKGREKEWYETSLDSGTSPGPDVNLISSHKNIHYQSTLPVCSKSSTNSNGEDGKSNYIPSVNHRKSDILTIETDQHLQPLSSRYEPIRKKILEIPAESKSPQETNEETIMLGSSQNCTIVQAGKYQPYREVTKPFEMSDFYKYSTKFRKRNEINGQNISSEIQNDSRGSHYVGTTDLGESESSNTIHNGSIAGSVQKRIYQPVQRMTCQPYLTSLR